Within the Candidatus Thioglobus sp. genome, the region AAAATAATCTTATTAAAAATAGGGTTCATTAATAAAGCTAAAAATATTATATAATAATTAAAATTAGTAGCTCTTTATAAACTATTTTTTTCATTTAAGATAAGTTGTTAAAATTTTGCTATGGAATTATTATCAGAACGCATTAAACAGGCAAGGCTATTAAAAAACCTGTCCCAAAAAAATCTTGCCAGCAAGATTGGTGTTAGTGCCTCTGCCATTTCTCAATACGAATCCAACGCCGACTTTCATACTGAGCCCAGCATTAAGAAATTAATCGCCATTAGTAAGGCTCTTGACGTTTCTATCGAATGGCTGGCCACAGGCAGAGGTGCTAAAAATATCCAAAATTTTTTAAAAAACGAAAAATCACTTCCCTCCTGGCAATCCACCAAACAAAAAGAATTATTATCATTATTTGATAAACTCCCCATTGACTAAAAGGAAGAGCAGTTACAAGCTTTAAAGGCGATTACCAAACTACTAGAAAATAACAACTCAAAAATTTCGTAAATAATGCAAATGACACAAAAAACTGATTATTTGCATTCAAACAAGGTCTAATTCTCCTTTTTAATAGGTTAAATTTCACTTATTTGCTCAAAAACCACTGTTTTTTTTACCATAAACCTGTTTTTATTGCCGCAAAACCCTGTAATAAACTAGGATGATAAAAATAATTCACAAATAATGAAAATGGCTGATTTTTAGCCAAAAAAAACCCGCTAGAACAAAGTTTTTAGCGGGCTTTTGTTAGGTCAGATAAAAATTACAAATCGTAACCTCTTTCTTCATGAGAAACAATATCCAAACCTTGTTGTTCCTCTTCAGCACTCACTCGTAAGCCGGTGATCATGCCAACCACTTTTAGAATGATATAAGTTGCAAACGCGGTATAGACAATCGTTGCCACAACACCAATTACTTGAACGTTTAGCTGTGACATAATAGACATCCCTTCTGCTAAGCCTTGGCCTGAGAATATGCCCAGTTGATCTGATGCAAAAACAGCTGCCATTAGGGTGCCGATAATACCGCCCACACCATGAACAGGAAAAACATCTAAAGAATCATCAATTTTCCATTTTTGCTTGATCAAAATCACGGCATTAAAACACACAACACCTGCCACAATACCAATCACCAAACCACCTGCAGGGCCAACAAAGCCCGATGCTGGTGTAATGGTACCTAAGCCTGCAATCAAACCTGTTACTGCACCTAATGCGGTTGGTTTGCCATATTTAACCCACTCATAAAACATCCAAGTCATCGCACCTGCTGCTGCTGAAATATGCGTCACTAACATCGCCATGGCTGCATCGCCATTGGCTGCGAGTGCTGAGCCACCATTAAAACCAAACCAGCCAACCCAAAGCATTGCTGCGCCCGTGATAGTCATGGTCATGTTGTGTGGAGGCATCGGCTTTTTTGGAAACCCGTTTCTAGGGCCTAGCACAATAGCTGCTACCAACGCCGCAACACCGGCTGTAATATGCACGACAATACCGCCAGCAAAGTCAAGAATACCCATTTCACCTAACCAGCCACCACCCCATACCCAATGAGTAACCGGTGCATAAACAACAATTAACCATATTGCACTAAACAACAATACGGCTGAAAACTTCATGCGTTCGGCAAAGCCACCAATGATAAGAGCTGGGGTAATAATCGCGAAAGTCATTTGAAATAATGCAAATAAACTCTCAGGAATATCACCACTTAACGTATCTTCAGTAATGCCTGATAGCATAAATTTAGACAAGTCGCCAAAATACGCATTGCCATCTGTAAAGGCAATTGAATAGCCCGCAACTAACCAAAGAATTGACGCGATACCTGCAATGGCAAAACATTGCATAAGCACCGATAGGATATTCTTGGTACGAACCAAGCCACCATAAAACAATGCTAAACCTGGCAGGGTCATAAATAATACCAACGCTGTAGACGTTAGAATCCATGAAGTGTTTGCACCATCTAAACCTTCGGCAAACACAACCATTGGCATTAAAGCCAATATACTTAATAATTTTTTCATTTTTTACTCCTTAAAGTGCGTCTTGATCAGTTTCGCCTGTGCGAATACGAACGACTTTATCTAAATTAGTTACAAAAATTTTGCCATCACCAACTTTGCCTGAATTGGCAATATTGCTAATGGTGTCAATAACAACATCAAGTTTTGATGCAGGTATTGCCAACTCTAATTTAATTTTTGGTAAAAAATCAACTTGATATTCAGCGCCACGATATAACTCGGTGTGCCCTTTTTGACGACCAAAGCCTTTCACTTCGGTAACAGTAATGCCAGATATCCCCACTTCTGAAAGTGCTTCTCTAACATCATCTAATTTATGCGGTCGTAGAATTGCCGTTACAAATTTCATACTTCTCTCCTTTGGTAATTACAAATATTACTATTCGCAATTAGAAATAAACCCTTCATGGGCAACTTGTTAGCAACAATGCTTGATTACAACACTCTACGCCGTTGTAGAATAATGCAGTTATTATAAATTTTTTTTCTAAAAAAGCAAATAAACGCTATTTTTTAATGAGATCTTGACGCTTTCTTTTAGTGCTTTTAAGTGATTGATCTTCACGCCAAGCATCAATATTTGCCTGATGTCCACTGAGCAAAACTTCTGGCACTTGCTGGCCATCAATAATTTCTGGACGAGTATAGTGCGGATAATCAAGTAAACCATTAGCAAATGAATCATTCAGGGATTCTGCATTACCCAAAACGCCGGGTATATGTCTGCTCACACTATCAATTAAAACCATGGCGGCTAGTTCACCCCCACTAATCACATAATCACCAATGGACACCTCTAAGTCTACGTCATGCTCAATCACGCGCTCATCCACACCTTCGTAACGCCCACATAATAGTGTGACTGATTCAAGTTTAGAGATTTCAATGGCTAGTTGATGGGTGAGTTTCTGGCCTTGAGGTGATAAGTAAATAATTTTAGAATTTGATTTTTTTTGTTTTATTTGCTCAATGCAGCTTCGAATGGGCTTAACCTGCATCACCATACCAGCGCCGCCACCATAAGGTTTATCGTCAACATTGCGATACTTGTTATCAGAATAATCCCTGAGTTGCCAGGTATGAATTTCAAGCAATAATTTTTTAATACCTCGAGCGACAACACCTTCGTCCTTAATCGCACAAAACATGTCAGGAAATAAGGTGATGACGTCAAAACGCATCATATCAAACTAAGATATTTTTAAGAATACGATAATAAATTTCACTTAAATCATCTAAATCTTTGGCTGAAACGCACTCATTGACTTGATGAATCGTGGCATTAATAGGTCCTAACTCTACAACTTGAGCATTTAAAATCGGTGCTATGAAACGCCCATCAGATGTGCCGCCTGAAGTCGAGAGCTGAGTATCAACACCTGTAACTTTTTTAATCGCATCAACACAGCCACTTACCAATTCGCCTTTAGGTGTTAAGAATGGATAGCCCGAATGATTCCAATCAATTTCATATTCGAGGTTGTGCTTATCTAGAATAGCACACACCCTTTTTTGTAAACCTTCATGAGTTGAAACGGTCGAATAACGAAAATTAAACACCACTTCAATAGTGCCAGGTATGACATTGGTCACCCCAGTACCAGAGTGAATGTTTGATACTTGGAAACTGGTTGCAGGGAAATATTCATTACCCTTATCCCATAACTCTTCGCAAAGCTCATTTAACACTGGAGTAGCTAAATGAATTGGGTTATTTGCTAAATGAGGATAAGCAATATGACCTTGCTTGCCGACAATCGTTAGTGTGCCATTAAGAGAGCCTCGGCGGCCATTTTTAATTACATCACCTAAAATATTGGTCGCTGATGGCTCTCCTACCAAGCAATAATCAACATTTTGTCCAATGTTATTTAAGTGTTCACAAACCTTAATAGTGCCGTTAACAGCTGGCCCTTCTTCATCTGAGGTAATTAAATAGCCAATCGTACCTTTATGATCTGGATAATCTTTTACAAAGCGCTCACTAGCATCTAGCATAGCTGCCAGAGAACCTTTCATATCAGCTGCACCACGACCATGCAACATGCCGTCTTTTATTTCACCAGAAAATGGATCTAAATCCCATTTTGAGGCATCACCCACAGGCACAACATCAGTATGTCCAGCAAAAACAAATACAGGAGATCCAGTACCATGCTGGGCCCAAAAATTGTCTACCTCTTCAAATTTAAGATCGCTGATTTCAAAATTTGACTGCTTTAGATGATCAGTCATTAATGTCTGACAACCTTTATCATTAGGCGTTACTGAATCAATTTTAATTAGAGATTGAGCTAGTTTTATTGTTTTACTCATGTGTTTACTTTAGATTTAGAGTGACGCTTGGATTGTCTGCAATGGTAATAATTTCACTAGCAACCTGTATATCATCTGCTTGCTTCATCGCACCACCTGTTCTACTTATACGCACAACAACAATAGCTTCATCATATTGCGACAAAAGCTTATCTGACATAACAGAATTCATATCACTCAATACCACTTGACCATTAAAGGCTTTAATTGGTAACTTTTGAATAGCAATTGGCATTGGCCTGCCTTGGGCGGCCTTAGCGTAAATCATTAAATAATCATCAGCAGATCGGCTGGCTAATATTTCATCAGAAAGCACTACATTAACTGTTATTGTATTGCTAATATCGCCACTTTCAACACGATTTAACTCTGCCAAAATACTGATTAACGCCTGTCGATCAACGCTTTGCTCGGGTAGCACACTTAACGCCTTATTCCATAAAGTTTTAGCTAGATTAAAATCTTGAGCATTGGCGGCAAACAAGCCTGCTAAGTAAAGTGCATCAGGCGCATTCGGCTCAATCTCTAAAGCTTTTTTGATAAATCCCATAGGACGCGGTGTAAATTGGTCATCATTAGAACTGATTAAAGCAGATGCGTATTCGACTAATAACCTAGGATCATTAGGATCGATTTGATAAGCTTTTTCATAAGCCTTAAGCGACTCATCAATTTTATTTAAATCAAAATAACTCAAGCCGAGCATTTTCCAAGCCTTTACATCTTGTGGGTTTTCTTTTAAATGTTGCTCAATCTTAACAACACTTT harbors:
- a CDS encoding ammonium transporter, yielding MKKLLSILALMPMVVFAEGLDGANTSWILTSTALVLFMTLPGLALFYGGLVRTKNILSVLMQCFAIAGIASILWLVAGYSIAFTDGNAYFGDLSKFMLSGITEDTLSGDIPESLFALFQMTFAIITPALIIGGFAERMKFSAVLLFSAIWLIVVYAPVTHWVWGGGWLGEMGILDFAGGIVVHITAGVAALVAAIVLGPRNGFPKKPMPPHNMTMTITGAAMLWVGWFGFNGGSALAANGDAAMAMLVTHISAAAGAMTWMFYEWVKYGKPTALGAVTGLIAGLGTITPASGFVGPAGGLVIGIVAGVVCFNAVILIKQKWKIDDSLDVFPVHGVGGIIGTLMAAVFASDQLGIFSGQGLAEGMSIMSQLNVQVIGVVATIVYTAFATYIILKVVGMITGLRVSAEEEQQGLDIVSHEERGYDL
- the trmD gene encoding tRNA (guanosine(37)-N1)-methyltransferase TrmD produces the protein MRFDVITLFPDMFCAIKDEGVVARGIKKLLLEIHTWQLRDYSDNKYRNVDDKPYGGGAGMVMQVKPIRSCIEQIKQKKSNSKIIYLSPQGQKLTHQLAIEISKLESVTLLCGRYEGVDERVIEHDVDLEVSIGDYVISGGELAAMVLIDSVSRHIPGVLGNAESLNDSFANGLLDYPHYTRPEIIDGQQVPEVLLSGHQANIDAWREDQSLKSTKRKRQDLIKK
- the ccmI gene encoding c-type cytochrome biogenesis protein CcmI, giving the protein MTIWFGVMLALSIAWVVWFLKRPLADNGVDLEQSNIDIAKQRKIELQADLAQGLIDQEQFEQALEEISNTLALELTQVNSKTLSKPNANIWIGVVVLLLPIFTISVYQNLSNYTPASKQAVIDLPPLTLEQSVVKIEQHLKENPQDVKAWKMLGLSYFDLNKIDESLKAYEKAYQIDPNDPRLLVEYASALISSNDDQFTPRPMGFIKKALEIEPNAPDALYLAGLFAANAQDFNLAKTLWNKALSVLPEQSVDRQALISILAELNRVESGDISNTITVNVVLSDEILASRSADDYLMIYAKAAQGRPMPIAIQKLPIKAFNGQVVLSDMNSVMSDKLLSQYDEAIVVVRISRTGGAMKQADDIQVASEIITIADNPSVTLNLK
- the dapE gene encoding succinyl-diaminopimelate desuccinylase, giving the protein MSKTIKLAQSLIKIDSVTPNDKGCQTLMTDHLKQSNFEISDLKFEEVDNFWAQHGTGSPVFVFAGHTDVVPVGDASKWDLDPFSGEIKDGMLHGRGAADMKGSLAAMLDASERFVKDYPDHKGTIGYLITSDEEGPAVNGTIKVCEHLNNIGQNVDYCLVGEPSATNILGDVIKNGRRGSLNGTLTIVGKQGHIAYPHLANNPIHLATPVLNELCEELWDKGNEYFPATSFQVSNIHSGTGVTNVIPGTIEVVFNFRYSTVSTHEGLQKRVCAILDKHNLEYEIDWNHSGYPFLTPKGELVSGCVDAIKKVTGVDTQLSTSGGTSDGRFIAPILNAQVVELGPINATIHQVNECVSAKDLDDLSEIYYRILKNILV
- a CDS encoding P-II family nitrogen regulator, which translates into the protein MKFVTAILRPHKLDDVREALSEVGISGITVTEVKGFGRQKGHTELYRGAEYQVDFLPKIKLELAIPASKLDVVIDTISNIANSGKVGDGKIFVTNLDKVVRIRTGETDQDAL
- a CDS encoding helix-turn-helix domain-containing protein is translated as MELLSERIKQARLLKNLSQKNLASKIGVSASAISQYESNADFHTEPSIKKLIAISKALDVSIEWLATGRGAKNIQNFLKNEKSLPSWQSTKQKELLSLFDKLPID